Proteins from a single region of Gordonia hongkongensis:
- a CDS encoding DUF3830 family protein — MTDEQRTGPAARHDRFITVTLEKRGVTAVARMLDAEAPRTAAAVWDALPLGGQVFHGKFARNEIYTLLPAFSATEPGMENTTITPIPGDLCYFTFDGVLENPAYGYELGSAPAEHRLLIDLAVFYGRNNLLVNGDVGWVPGNVFATIIEGLDDFAAACNDVWMGGARGETLTYARHSR; from the coding sequence GTGACCGACGAACAGCGAACCGGCCCCGCGGCCCGACATGACCGGTTCATCACCGTGACATTGGAGAAGCGCGGGGTCACGGCGGTCGCCCGGATGCTCGATGCCGAGGCGCCTCGCACCGCAGCTGCGGTCTGGGACGCATTGCCGCTGGGCGGTCAGGTGTTTCACGGAAAGTTCGCCCGCAACGAGATCTACACTCTACTGCCGGCCTTCTCCGCGACCGAACCGGGCATGGAGAACACCACCATCACGCCCATCCCGGGCGACCTGTGCTACTTCACCTTCGACGGGGTGCTCGAGAACCCGGCGTATGGCTACGAGCTCGGCTCGGCCCCCGCCGAGCACCGGCTCCTCATCGACCTCGCAGTGTTCTACGGCCGCAACAATCTGCTGGTCAACGGTGACGTCGGATGGGTGCCGGGCAATGTGTTCGCCACGATCATCGAGGGTCTGGACGACTTCGCCGCAGCCTGCAATGACGTCTGGATGGGCGGCGCGCGCGGGGAAACACTGACTTACGCGCGCCATTCACGGTAA
- a CDS encoding maleate cis-trans isomerase, which translates to MTTTVAMLYPGHAAEDDFELIEAAIGTAEPHSEVRLPVVITEVDSDDHTVQAMTAVSEQDRLFDGVRRAQAHHPSALMWACTSGSFVYGFDGARRQAADVAGKSGRPASSTSLAFAAACRHLGLSRVAIAATYPEPLASRFTGFLADAGVEVVALRANDIGTATEAGMFDGDGLFDMLSAADSGSAQAILVPDTALHTAMWVVDLEAKFGKPVLTANQVTAWEGLRLTGLTVDVPRLGSLFTSPPGPLAG; encoded by the coding sequence GTGACAACCACCGTCGCAATGCTCTATCCCGGCCACGCAGCCGAGGACGACTTCGAACTGATCGAGGCGGCGATCGGCACTGCCGAGCCCCACTCCGAGGTCCGATTGCCGGTCGTGATCACCGAGGTGGACTCCGACGACCACACCGTCCAGGCCATGACTGCGGTCAGCGAGCAGGACCGCCTCTTCGACGGCGTGCGGCGAGCGCAGGCCCACCACCCATCGGCGCTGATGTGGGCGTGCACCTCGGGCAGCTTCGTCTACGGTTTCGACGGTGCCCGACGCCAGGCCGCCGATGTCGCGGGAAAGTCCGGCCGTCCGGCGTCGTCGACGTCACTGGCCTTCGCCGCGGCCTGCCGGCATCTCGGTCTGTCACGGGTCGCGATCGCCGCCACCTATCCGGAACCACTGGCGAGTCGCTTCACCGGGTTTCTCGCCGACGCGGGTGTCGAGGTGGTGGCCCTGCGCGCCAACGACATCGGGACGGCGACCGAGGCCGGGATGTTCGACGGCGACGGACTGTTCGACATGCTGTCGGCCGCTGATTCCGGCTCGGCACAAGCAATCCTGGTCCCCGACACCGCATTGCACACCGCGATGTGGGTCGTCGACCTCGAGGCCAAGTTCGGCAAACCCGTGCTGACCGCGAATCAGGTCACCGCGTGGGAGGGGCTCCGACTCACCGGGCTCACGGTCGACGTTCCCCGGCTCGGGAGCTTGTTCACCTCTCCGCCCGGCCCACTCGCTGGTTGA
- a CDS encoding response regulator: protein MSAEKTRVLVVDDEPQLLRALRINLNARGFAVTTAATGAAALTAAARENPHVVVLDLGLPDIDGLTVLEGLRGWTTVPVIVLSARTDAADKVVALDSGADDYVTKPFGMEEFLARLRAALRRGAVSNATSEAPVVDAGAFVVDLAAKQVTRGEVPVHLTPTEWGILEMLVRHEGKLVSQSDILTTVWGPGYLGQSNYLRVYLASLRRKLEEDPAHPRHLLTEAGMGYRFVRGAP, encoded by the coding sequence ATGAGCGCCGAGAAGACGCGGGTCCTGGTCGTCGACGACGAACCGCAGTTGTTGCGAGCCTTACGGATCAACCTCAACGCGCGTGGCTTCGCGGTGACGACCGCGGCCACCGGGGCCGCCGCGCTGACAGCGGCCGCGCGGGAGAACCCGCACGTCGTGGTGCTCGATCTCGGCCTGCCCGACATCGACGGTCTGACGGTTCTCGAGGGACTGCGCGGATGGACGACGGTGCCCGTCATCGTCCTGTCGGCGCGCACCGACGCTGCCGACAAGGTCGTCGCGCTGGACTCGGGGGCCGACGACTACGTCACCAAACCCTTTGGCATGGAGGAGTTCCTGGCCCGGCTGCGAGCCGCGCTACGGCGCGGAGCCGTGTCGAACGCGACGTCGGAAGCACCGGTCGTGGACGCGGGTGCCTTCGTCGTGGATCTGGCCGCCAAACAGGTGACGCGCGGGGAGGTTCCGGTCCACCTGACGCCGACCGAGTGGGGCATCCTGGAGATGCTGGTGCGTCACGAGGGAAAACTGGTGTCGCAGAGTGACATCCTGACCACGGTGTGGGGCCCGGGGTACCTGGGGCAGAGCAACTACCTGCGCGTTTACCTGGCGAGTCTTCGACGCAAACTCGAGGAGGACCCGGCGCACCCGCGGCACCTCCTGACCGAGGCCGGAATGGGCTACCGGTTCGTCCGTGGCGCACCGTGA
- a CDS encoding aminoglycoside phosphotransferase family protein, whose amino-acid sequence MITASEIPVGLSEQAALGPLWVDWLSRLPGAVSALLDEWGLRRDGDELWHGFESLVVPVLDRQGARAVLKVAFDGDDEGAQEALGLQHWHGRGAVRMLRADPRRRAILLERLTRRDLTTVDDDEACLVVAGLYGRLHVPAPGRLALLTTHLERWLDNLARIPRDAPVPRRFVEQALSVGRDFVADTATVGLIVHGDLHHENVLADADGRWVAIDPSPMSGDAHYELAPMLWNRLGPRVSDVRYDIRRRFYTITDAADLDPDRARDWVIVRMILNAHWAIEDADRASRPLRPADREWITTCITVAKAVID is encoded by the coding sequence GTGATCACGGCGTCGGAGATCCCGGTCGGTCTGTCGGAGCAGGCCGCGCTCGGTCCGCTGTGGGTGGACTGGCTGTCGCGTCTACCGGGCGCGGTCTCGGCGCTCCTGGACGAGTGGGGATTGCGTCGTGACGGCGACGAGTTGTGGCACGGGTTCGAGTCACTCGTCGTTCCCGTGCTCGATCGGCAGGGTGCGCGGGCGGTCCTCAAGGTGGCGTTCGACGGTGACGACGAAGGTGCGCAAGAGGCACTGGGACTGCAACATTGGCACGGTCGCGGAGCGGTACGCATGTTGCGCGCCGATCCGCGTCGTCGCGCGATCCTCCTCGAACGGCTGACGCGACGCGATCTGACCACCGTCGACGATGACGAAGCATGCCTGGTGGTCGCCGGGCTCTACGGCCGGTTGCACGTCCCCGCCCCGGGGCGTCTGGCGCTCCTCACCACACATCTCGAGCGCTGGCTGGACAACCTGGCCCGCATCCCGCGGGACGCTCCGGTACCGCGACGGTTTGTCGAGCAGGCGCTGTCGGTCGGCCGGGACTTCGTGGCCGACACGGCCACCGTGGGTCTCATCGTGCACGGCGACCTGCACCACGAGAACGTCCTCGCCGATGCCGACGGCCGATGGGTCGCCATCGACCCCAGCCCGATGTCGGGGGATGCGCACTACGAACTCGCCCCCATGCTGTGGAATCGCCTCGGCCCGCGCGTATCCGACGTCCGGTACGATATCCGCCGCCGCTTCTACACCATCACCGATGCGGCGGACCTCGATCCGGACCGGGCCCGCGACTGGGTCATCGTCCGGATGATCCTCAACGCGCACTGGGCGATCGAGGATGCCGACCGCGCGTCACGCCCGCTCCGACCGGCCGACCGGGAGTGGATCACCACCTGCATCACCGTCGCGAAAGCGGTCATCGACTGA
- a CDS encoding GntR family transcriptional regulator, producing MTVTMKVGAKTPGPQDPGTNRTVVDQAKQDKSPRRRVLSPLVQESTPAIIARKLHDAIANGDFAPGSQLTESGLAADLGVSRGPLREAMQRLTAEGLLVSHRNRGLFVVSMEEDDIRDMYVARTAVERAAVQQVIAHREQEAVEALGGAVDAMRVFVDEPNGAGMAEADMAFHQTLVEYAGSQRLSRLHETILVETRMCLRAMRGTYSSGKDRIDEHQALVDAIAAGDAAAADALMIEHMADGLRRLLGNGEDAVNLQVARG from the coding sequence ATGACGGTGACCATGAAGGTGGGGGCGAAGACGCCGGGTCCACAGGACCCGGGGACGAATCGAACCGTCGTCGACCAGGCGAAACAGGACAAATCGCCACGTCGGCGGGTGCTGTCGCCGCTGGTTCAGGAATCGACACCGGCGATCATCGCGCGTAAGTTGCACGATGCGATCGCAAACGGGGACTTCGCACCCGGCTCGCAGTTGACGGAGTCGGGGCTGGCGGCCGATCTGGGCGTCAGTCGTGGTCCGCTGCGCGAGGCCATGCAGCGCCTGACCGCGGAAGGACTGCTGGTCAGCCACCGTAACCGCGGCTTGTTCGTCGTCTCGATGGAAGAGGACGACATCCGGGACATGTACGTCGCCCGCACTGCGGTGGAACGCGCTGCTGTGCAACAGGTGATCGCGCACCGCGAGCAGGAGGCGGTGGAGGCACTGGGCGGCGCGGTCGACGCGATGCGCGTCTTCGTCGACGAGCCGAACGGTGCGGGGATGGCCGAGGCCGACATGGCCTTTCACCAGACCTTGGTGGAATATGCTGGAAGTCAACGACTTTCGCGGTTGCACGAGACGATCCTCGTGGAGACGCGAATGTGTCTGCGAGCCATGCGAGGGACGTACTCCTCGGGAAAGGACCGGATCGACGAACACCAGGCGTTGGTGGACGCCATTGCCGCGGGAGACGCCGCGGCGGCCGATGCTCTGATGATCGAGCACATGGCCGACGGGTTGCGTCGCCTGCTCGGGAACGGCGAGGACGCCGTGAACCTGCAGGTGGCGAGGGGCTGA
- a CDS encoding sensor histidine kinase, with protein sequence MTSAVTGHHDGRGKLRVFLGCAPGVGKTYEMLAQARTLVDEGVDVVIGVVESHGRVATAALAEGVEVVPRTRRPYRGTPLEDMDLEAVLARRPQVVLVDELAHTNVPGLRNRKRWEDIEELLAAGIDVYSTINIQHLESLNDVVAQITGVVQRETVPDDIVRGADEIELVDIDPQALRQRLSAGKVYPNGRVDGALANYFRQGNLTALRELALLWLADQVDDKLADYRAAHSITETWEARERVVVAVTGGAESPTLLRRASRIASRSSAELLAVHVVRGDGLTGAGVDLAALKELATGFGARIHTVVGDDIPDTLLDFARGVNATQLVLGTSRRPRWQRIFDEGVGAAVVSESGRIDVHMVTHDETTRRSRLDIRDTRFHRPLSWVFAVLVPAVVTGVLQLLDPWLGFASQSALYFVAVLAVSMLGGILPAALSAVISGLLLNYFFTDPRFTFTISQPDNLITILVMLLIAIAVAALVDSATVRRAQAQDAAREAELLALFSSVVLGGADVPVLLDRFRETYDQSAVSVVRRTSRAGRTVEAAVGDSPPTTPEDADTVCVVPGDEFELLLRGPKLGARDRRVLSAVAGQAAGAVQRHALEAEAATADALARTDELRRALLSAVGHDLRTPLAAAKAAVSSLRSDDVTFSDEDTAELLATVDESVDHLTSLVGNLLDSSRLAAGAVRPQRQRTFLPEVVHRAAVTAGRPDRQPGPVFDLEHAWAYTDPGLLERALANLIDNARRHGGGQVEITARLTPADPPRCVIRVVDHGTGLPMVDRDQIFVPFHQNGDTSGASSGVGLGLSVARGFVTAIGGVLSVEDTPGGGATMVVDLPATDEDTHAETEGPTR encoded by the coding sequence ATGACATCAGCGGTGACCGGGCACCACGATGGTCGCGGCAAGCTGCGGGTGTTCCTCGGTTGTGCGCCCGGCGTCGGCAAGACCTACGAGATGCTCGCGCAGGCCAGAACCCTTGTCGACGAGGGTGTGGACGTCGTGATCGGGGTCGTCGAATCTCACGGTCGGGTCGCGACTGCCGCTCTCGCGGAAGGTGTGGAGGTCGTCCCGCGCACCAGACGGCCCTACCGCGGGACACCGCTGGAGGACATGGATCTCGAGGCGGTGCTGGCTCGCCGGCCGCAGGTGGTGCTGGTCGACGAGCTCGCCCACACGAATGTCCCCGGGCTCCGAAACCGCAAGCGGTGGGAGGACATCGAAGAGTTGCTCGCCGCGGGGATCGACGTCTACTCGACGATCAACATCCAGCATCTGGAGAGTCTGAACGACGTCGTCGCCCAGATCACCGGAGTGGTGCAACGGGAGACCGTGCCCGACGACATCGTGCGCGGTGCCGACGAGATCGAACTCGTCGACATCGATCCGCAAGCGTTGCGCCAGCGCCTGTCCGCGGGCAAGGTCTATCCGAACGGGCGGGTCGACGGTGCCCTGGCCAACTACTTCCGGCAGGGCAACCTCACCGCGCTGCGCGAGCTCGCGCTGTTGTGGCTCGCCGACCAGGTCGACGACAAGCTTGCGGATTATCGTGCGGCGCACTCCATCACCGAGACCTGGGAAGCGCGTGAACGGGTCGTGGTGGCCGTCACCGGTGGCGCCGAATCGCCGACCCTGCTCCGCCGCGCGAGCCGGATCGCATCGCGGTCGAGCGCCGAACTGCTGGCCGTCCATGTGGTCCGGGGCGACGGGCTGACCGGTGCGGGCGTGGACCTCGCCGCGCTCAAGGAACTCGCGACGGGATTCGGGGCGCGAATCCACACCGTCGTCGGCGACGACATCCCGGACACGCTGCTGGACTTCGCACGTGGCGTCAACGCCACCCAGCTCGTACTCGGCACCTCGCGCCGACCGCGATGGCAGCGGATCTTCGACGAAGGCGTCGGCGCCGCCGTGGTGAGCGAGAGCGGCCGCATCGACGTGCACATGGTGACCCACGACGAGACGACCCGGCGGTCCCGACTAGACATCCGGGACACCCGCTTCCACCGGCCGTTGAGCTGGGTCTTCGCGGTGCTGGTCCCGGCCGTCGTCACCGGGGTGCTCCAGCTGCTCGACCCGTGGCTCGGTTTCGCCAGCCAATCGGCGCTGTACTTCGTTGCGGTGCTGGCGGTGTCGATGCTCGGTGGCATCCTGCCGGCCGCGTTGTCGGCGGTCATCTCCGGCCTGCTGCTGAACTACTTCTTCACCGATCCCAGGTTCACGTTCACGATCAGCCAGCCCGACAATCTGATCACCATCCTGGTCATGCTGTTGATCGCGATCGCGGTTGCCGCGCTGGTGGATTCGGCGACCGTTCGACGTGCACAGGCGCAGGACGCCGCCCGCGAGGCCGAACTGCTGGCGCTGTTCTCCAGCGTCGTGCTCGGCGGTGCCGACGTCCCGGTCCTGCTGGATCGGTTCCGGGAGACCTACGATCAGTCGGCCGTGTCGGTTGTACGGCGGACCTCGCGGGCCGGCCGGACGGTCGAGGCCGCGGTGGGCGACTCACCGCCGACGACCCCGGAGGACGCCGACACCGTCTGCGTCGTGCCGGGTGACGAGTTCGAACTGCTCCTGCGCGGGCCGAAGCTCGGGGCGCGGGATCGTCGCGTCCTGTCGGCCGTGGCCGGGCAGGCGGCGGGCGCCGTGCAGCGTCACGCCCTCGAAGCCGAGGCGGCGACGGCCGACGCGCTCGCGCGCACCGACGAGCTACGGCGGGCCCTGCTGTCGGCGGTCGGACACGACCTGCGGACGCCGTTGGCCGCGGCGAAGGCGGCGGTGTCGAGCCTGCGCAGTGACGACGTCACCTTCAGCGACGAGGACACCGCGGAACTGCTGGCGACCGTCGACGAGTCGGTCGATCACCTCACCTCGCTGGTGGGGAACCTGCTGGACTCCTCGCGGCTCGCGGCAGGGGCGGTCCGGCCCCAGCGGCAGCGGACCTTCCTCCCCGAGGTCGTGCATCGCGCCGCGGTGACGGCGGGGCGACCCGACCGGCAACCGGGCCCGGTCTTCGATCTCGAACATGCTTGGGCGTATACCGATCCCGGACTACTGGAGCGTGCGCTGGCGAACCTCATCGACAACGCGCGCCGACACGGCGGCGGGCAGGTCGAGATCACCGCCCGGTTGACCCCCGCCGACCCGCCGCGATGCGTGATCCGGGTCGTTGACCACGGAACCGGTCTCCCGATGGTGGATCGAGACCAGATCTTCGTACCCTTCCATCAGAATGGCGACACCAGCGGCGCGTCGTCGGGGGTGGGCCTGGGGCTGTCGGTGGCGCGGGGATTCGTCACGGCAATCGGGGGCGTGCTGAGCGTCGAGGACACGCCGGGCGGTGGCGCCACCATGGTCGTCGACCTGCCCGCGACCGACGAGGATACGCACGCCGAGACCGAAGGGCCGACTCGATGA
- a CDS encoding amidase, which yields MTDATRWLSATELAEAYRTGELTPDSVAAELLDAIDDVDPSINAFCLIDRERTCAQARESTERFAAGTPLGPLDGVPVSIKDLLLTAGWPTLRGSLMIEPDQMVWDIDAPAVARLREAGAVLLGKVTTPEFGWKGVTDSPRTGVTRNPWDTSRTSGGSSGGSAAALAAGLGPLSVGTDGGGSIRIPAAYCGVVGFKPTLGRVPMYPPSPFAPVAHVGPMTRTVSDCAALLDVLSGFDPRDWSALPSPTTSAVTAVADVRDLADLRVGYSADLGFGTNDPGVQANTDRVASVLEQLGATVEKVDLGWEDPAWAYHVIWFAGADVVVRGLGPHAAEHVDPLLIDAVERHSGFTATDFVSATALRMEMGTQMSLLHEEFDVLLTPSMPTVAFEAGRIVPDGAGSPDWTSWTPYSYPFNLTGQPAITVPSGFADGLPTGAQFVGARHHDATVLRVAAAYEAAAGFTMLGDRA from the coding sequence ATGACGGACGCCACGCGGTGGCTCAGCGCCACGGAACTGGCCGAGGCCTACCGTACCGGCGAGCTGACGCCGGATTCGGTGGCGGCGGAACTGCTCGACGCCATCGATGACGTCGATCCGTCCATCAATGCGTTCTGCCTCATCGACCGCGAACGCACGTGCGCCCAGGCCCGGGAGTCCACTGAGCGATTCGCCGCCGGGACACCCCTCGGCCCGCTCGACGGGGTTCCGGTCTCGATCAAGGACCTGCTGCTGACCGCCGGATGGCCGACGTTGCGCGGCTCGCTGATGATCGAGCCCGATCAGATGGTGTGGGACATCGACGCTCCCGCGGTGGCACGTCTGCGTGAGGCAGGTGCGGTCCTGCTCGGAAAGGTCACCACACCGGAATTCGGATGGAAAGGCGTCACCGACAGTCCGCGCACGGGCGTCACCCGCAATCCGTGGGACACCTCGCGTACGTCGGGCGGGTCGAGCGGAGGCAGTGCCGCGGCGCTCGCGGCCGGCTTGGGTCCGCTGTCGGTCGGCACCGATGGTGGCGGTTCCATCCGGATACCGGCCGCCTACTGCGGCGTCGTCGGGTTCAAGCCGACACTCGGCCGGGTGCCCATGTATCCGCCGAGCCCGTTCGCGCCGGTGGCCCACGTCGGTCCGATGACGCGGACGGTGTCGGACTGCGCTGCGCTGCTGGATGTCCTGAGCGGGTTCGATCCCCGTGACTGGTCCGCACTGCCGTCGCCGACAACCAGTGCGGTCACCGCGGTCGCCGACGTTCGCGACCTCGCCGATCTGCGTGTCGGCTACAGCGCCGATCTCGGCTTCGGCACCAACGACCCAGGCGTACAGGCCAACACCGACCGGGTGGCGTCGGTACTGGAACAGCTCGGGGCGACCGTGGAGAAGGTCGATCTCGGATGGGAGGACCCGGCCTGGGCCTACCACGTCATCTGGTTCGCGGGTGCCGACGTCGTCGTCCGCGGGCTCGGACCGCACGCGGCCGAACACGTGGACCCGCTGCTGATCGACGCGGTGGAACGGCATTCCGGTTTCACTGCGACCGATTTCGTCAGCGCAACCGCGCTACGGATGGAGATGGGTACCCAGATGAGCCTGCTCCATGAGGAATTCGACGTCCTGCTGACGCCGTCGATGCCGACGGTGGCATTCGAGGCCGGTCGTATCGTCCCGGACGGGGCGGGGTCGCCCGACTGGACATCCTGGACTCCCTACAGCTACCCGTTCAATCTCACCGGTCAGCCGGCGATCACCGTACCGAGTGGATTCGCCGATGGTCTGCCGACCGGCGCACAGTTCGTCGGCGCCCGGCATCACGACGCGACGGTGTTGCGCGTCGCGGCAGCGTACGAGGCGGCCGCCGGCTTCACGATGTTGGGAGACCGCGCGTGA